CGAACGCGATGATCGGGGAGAAGATCAATCCCTTGATAATGCTCGCGAAGCCGGAGGAGTTAATGCCAGCGAAGCCGGCCGAAGCGATGACCGCGCCGGCCATCGACCCGATCAAGGCGTGCGACGACGACGACGGAATGCCGAACCACCACGTGATCAAGTTCCAAGCGATGGCGGCGATCAGCGTGGCGACGATAATGATCATGCCGTGATCGAGCGTCGACGGATCGGCGACTTTGCCCCCGATCGACTTGGCGACCCCGGTGAACGTGAGGGCGCCGATGAAGTTCAGGGACGCCGCGATCAGAATCGCGTTCCGCGGGCTGAGCGCCCGCGTCGAGACGGAGGTGGCGATAGCGTTCGCCGTGTCGTGGAAGCCGTTGATGAAGTCGAACGAAAGCGCCAGGATCACGACGATAACGATTAGGAACATCGGCTCCATACTACGAATATCTCAACAGAACGCTGTCCAGAATGTCGGCCACGTCTTCGCAGGAATCCGTCGTCGTCTCTAAGCGTTCGTAAATTTCTTTCAACCGGAAGTCGTGGTAGGGATCCTTCGGGTTCGTGAAGATGGCGCGAATGCCTTCCCGCATCAGTCGGTCGCCTTCGTTTTCTAAACTGTTGATCGCCACCGAATGCTCCCGAATTTCTTGATACTTCTTCTTGTCGAGCAGCTTGAACGCGGCCACCATATGCTCGCACGACTTCACGAGCACCTCCGCGAAGTCTTTCATGATTTGATCGGTGAACGTAATGTTCAAGTAGTCGAAACGCGCGATCGTCGCTTCGATCCCGTCCATGACGTCGTCGAGCGTCGTCGCCAGCGTAATGATGTCCTCGCGATCGAGCGGAGTGACGAACACTTGGTTCAGCCCTTTGTACACCTGGTGCGTGATGTTGTCGCCCGCATGCTCGAGCTCCTTCAATTGTTCGACGTAGATCGCAGGCGGCTGATCTCCGTTCATGGCGGTACGGAAAACGTGAGAAGCTTTCAAACTGTTTTCGGCGCTCTGGATCAACAGATTCAAGAAATCTGTGTCCGTCTTCTTTTTAAATAACAACTGTGCGGCCTCCTACCCTGGACCAGATTCATCGGGTTCGCATCTTATTCCGCGATTCCCCCATATTGTCATAACATAAATCGACATCGATCGGCAAGGAACATTTACGAAAACTCAATATTAGTTTTCATTTTCTTCACAATTAGTATCTGCCGAACCGGTTCGTTCGAAACGCTCCGTTGGGCATCTTTGATAAAAACGGGATGGATTAGTGAATCGCAAAAAGAAAAGGCCGAAAACCCGCATCGGCAAGGTTCCGGCCTTTCTTATCGATAATTGTCGTAATTCAGCTCCGAGGTCGATGCCAAGTCCAGCCTCGTTATCGTCCCGTCTGCCGTTCAACCCATCATTCGTTTCACTAACTCGCGGTTGCGCTCCTTGAACCGTTCGTTATGCGAGGACACCATCGCGGTCGCGCCGGCGTCCGGTTGAATGTACCGCTTCGCCCGGTTTACGGCGTTGGCCGCGTCATGGAAGGCGCCCGCGATTAGGTGCACCTTGCCGTCGTACTTCACGATGTCGCCGGCGGCATAGATGCCGGGTACGCTCGATTCGCAGTGCGCGTTCGCTCCGACATAATAGTCGTCGACGATTTCTATGCCGACCTCGCTGCCCGTCAGCAGCGAGGCGTCGCGGTCGTAGCCGTGGCTGATGACGACCTCGTCGACGTCGAGGATCGAAGCTTCGCCCGTCGCGAGATCGGTAATTTCCACTCGCTCGACCGTCTCGTGATTCGCGCCCGCGATCAGCCTCGTGATCGACGAACGGAGACGAATGTCGGCGGCGCCGTTCATGAGCAGCGATACTTGCGCTTCGTGGCCGGACAGCGTCTCCTTCCGGTGCACGACGTGCACGCGCTTCGCTACGGCCGCGAGCTCGTTGGCCCAATCGACCGCCGTATTGCCTCCGCCGGAGACGACCACCGTTTTATTCTTGAAGTGCTGCAGCGACTTGACCGTATAGTTCAAGTTGGACACCTCGAACCGTTCGGCTCCCTCGATGTCCAGCTTATGCGGATTCAGGATGCCGCTGCCGATCGCGACGATGACGGTCTTCGACAGATGCAACTCGCCGGACGTCGTCCGCAGCGCGAACCGCCCCTCCGCATCGCGGGAGATCGACTCCACTTTCTCGCCAAGAACGACCGTAGGCTGGAACGTAAGCCCCTGCTCGACCATCAGCTCGATGAGTCGGGCCCCCGGCACCGGCGTCAAGCCGCCGACGTCCCAGATCATCTTCTCCGGATATACATGCACCTTGCCGCCGAGACGCGGCTGGTACTCGATGATTTTCGTTTTCATTTCGCGCAGACCGCTATAGAACGCCGAATACAGTCCCGCGGGTCCGCCTCCGATGATCGTCACGTCGAACAAATCGGCTTCCCTCATCCTCGATCGTCCCCCATCCAAACATTAATGATTCTCATTCTCAATGAATATACACCGGAACAAACCAGATTTCAACACAAAATTTAGGGGTTGACATTATTGCCATTATCACTTTATA
The sequence above is drawn from the Paenibacillus antri genome and encodes:
- a CDS encoding DUF47 domain-containing protein — protein: MLFKKKTDTDFLNLLIQSAENSLKASHVFRTAMNGDQPPAIYVEQLKELEHAGDNITHQVYKGLNQVFVTPLDREDIITLATTLDDVMDGIEATIARFDYLNITFTDQIMKDFAEVLVKSCEHMVAAFKLLDKKKYQEIREHSVAINSLENEGDRLMREGIRAIFTNPKDPYHDFRLKEIYERLETTTDSCEDVADILDSVLLRYS
- a CDS encoding NAD(P)/FAD-dependent oxidoreductase; translation: MREADLFDVTIIGGGPAGLYSAFYSGLREMKTKIIEYQPRLGGKVHVYPEKMIWDVGGLTPVPGARLIELMVEQGLTFQPTVVLGEKVESISRDAEGRFALRTTSGELHLSKTVIVAIGSGILNPHKLDIEGAERFEVSNLNYTVKSLQHFKNKTVVVSGGGNTAVDWANELAAVAKRVHVVHRKETLSGHEAQVSLLMNGAADIRLRSSITRLIAGANHETVERVEITDLATGEASILDVDEVVISHGYDRDASLLTGSEVGIEIVDDYYVGANAHCESSVPGIYAAGDIVKYDGKVHLIAGAFHDAANAVNRAKRYIQPDAGATAMVSSHNERFKERNRELVKRMMG